From a region of the Deltaproteobacteria bacterium genome:
- a CDS encoding glutamate--tRNA ligase: MQSRNCDKTKDNVRVRFAPSPTGYLHIGGARTAIYNWLFARKHKGVLILRIEDTDFERSTTDSIQGIIDGLNWLGIDWDEGPYFQSEYVEEHKEVARRLVETGHAYKCFCTREELDVKRKAALAAKKPVQYDRTCRRLTPEAVAAKEALGLPYVIRFKVPEQQGSVYFDDAVYGPIEKQYHDIEDFVIMRSDGSPLYLLSNAVDDIRDRITHVIRGQDGLANTPRQILIYEALGARCPVFAHMPLTLDLKKRKISKRTHGELVSVQFYRDHGFLPWALVNYLVLLGWHTSDDREIFSREELIDAFSLEGINRANSIFNYTPGDPKFFTDPKALSINSHFLRTLPIEEIAESVKGEFITAGIWDPAYDGEKRWWFLSTLDLIRSRFHTLKDFADLGRAYFSEDFPVDPKACRKNLLKHKELKEWLPQLADRLEGLRLWTPESTEKAVRSFAEELDAKPGIIINAIRTVVTGQLAGPGIFDVLLAIGKDRVVKRLRGVPELFREARGRI, from the coding sequence ATGCAATCCAGGAACTGCGATAAGACCAAAGACAACGTGCGCGTACGATTTGCCCCGAGCCCCACCGGGTATCTCCATATCGGCGGGGCCCGCACTGCTATATACAACTGGCTCTTTGCCAGAAAACACAAGGGTGTTCTCATATTGAGAATCGAGGACACGGACTTCGAACGCTCTACAACCGATTCCATACAGGGGATCATTGACGGACTCAACTGGCTGGGGATTGATTGGGACGAGGGCCCGTATTTCCAGTCGGAATACGTTGAGGAACATAAGGAAGTTGCCAGGCGGCTGGTCGAGACGGGTCATGCCTACAAGTGTTTCTGCACCAGGGAAGAGCTCGATGTAAAGAGGAAGGCCGCCTTGGCGGCCAAGAAACCGGTTCAATACGACAGGACCTGCAGGAGACTCACCCCGGAGGCGGTAGCTGCTAAAGAGGCTCTGGGACTCCCGTATGTCATTCGCTTCAAAGTGCCTGAACAACAAGGATCGGTATATTTCGATGACGCGGTCTACGGACCGATTGAAAAGCAGTACCATGATATCGAAGACTTTGTCATAATGCGATCCGACGGCTCTCCGCTCTATCTCCTCTCAAACGCCGTGGACGACATCCGGGACAGAATAACCCATGTAATCCGTGGACAGGACGGCCTTGCCAATACTCCCAGGCAGATACTTATCTATGAGGCCCTTGGGGCAAGATGTCCGGTGTTCGCCCACATGCCTCTTACCCTGGACCTCAAGAAGCGAAAGATATCCAAGCGCACCCACGGCGAACTGGTATCAGTGCAGTTTTACAGGGATCACGGATTTCTGCCCTGGGCACTTGTGAACTACCTTGTGCTTCTCGGCTGGCACACATCTGACGACCGCGAAATATTCAGCAGGGAGGAGCTGATAGACGCCTTTTCGCTTGAGGGTATAAACCGGGCGAATTCCATATTCAATTATACACCGGGAGATCCAAAATTTTTCACAGATCCCAAGGCCCTTTCCATAAATTCCCATTTCCTGAGGACATTGCCCATAGAAGAGATCGCCGAATCGGTAAAGGGGGAATTCATCACGGCAGGCATCTGGGATCCTGCATATGATGGCGAAAAGAGGTGGTGGTTCCTTTCCACTCTGGATCTTATCAGGAGCCGTTTTCATACCCTTAAGGACTTTGCAGACCTGGGAAGGGCGTACTTCTCGGAGGATTTTCCTGTTGACCCCAAGGCCTGCAGGAAAAATCTGCTCAAACATAAAGAGCTCAAAGAATGGCTGCCGCAGCTTGCGGATCGCCTGGAAGGGCTTCGGTTATGGACGCCTGAAAGCACTGAAAAGGCTGTAAGGTCCTTTGCAGAAGAGCTTGATGCAAAGCCGGGTATCATTATCAACGCCATTCGCACAGTGGTCACCGGCCAGTTGGCGGGTCCGGGCATCTTTGATGTGCTTTTGGCCATCGGAAAGGATCGGGTGGTCAAGAGGCTTCGCGGGGTGCCTGAACTGTTCAGGGAAGCTCGGGGCAGGATATAA
- a CDS encoding glutamine--tRNA ligase (catalyzes a two-step reaction, first charging a glutamine molecule by linking its carboxyl group to the alpha-phosphate of ATP, followed by transfer of the aminoacyl-adenylate to its tRNA), which produces MTMTEFRPSPDFIRNIIAEDLKANRNEGRVVTRFPPEPNGYLHIGHAKSICLNFGIAAENKDGVCHLRFDDTDPGKEDIEYIESIKRDVKWLGFDWGEHLYYASDYFDRLYEYAIQLIKKGKAYVCSLSPEEVKEYRGTLTEPGRDSPYRSRSVEENLDLFERMRAGEFEDGSHILRAKIDMASPNLNMRDPAIYRIKRMPHHRTGDKWCIYPMYDYAHCLSDSIEGITHSICTLEFEDHRPLYDWVLDQLEVECHPRQIEFARLNLSHTIMSKRKLLKLVESGVVTGWDDPRMPTISGLRRRGYTPKSIRDFCERIGVSKRNSMVDVSLLEHCVRQDLNQRAPRVMGVLRPLKVVIENYPEGRVEELEAVNNPEDPGMGCRKVPFSRVLYIEQEDFREDPPKKYFRLAPGREVRLRYAYFIKCVGVVRDEQTGEITELRCTYDPGTRGGGAPDGRKVRATLHWVSAAHSLRAEVRLYDHLFLKANPDEVEDGADFRSNLNPNSLEILTPCLVEPSLANAVPGSRYQFERQGYFCVDTKDSSDKLLVFNRTVTLRDPWAKIEKALKKQSATGKKQPG; this is translated from the coding sequence ATGACCATGACCGAATTTCGTCCATCACCTGACTTTATCCGCAATATCATCGCGGAGGACTTGAAAGCAAACAGGAATGAGGGCCGGGTTGTGACCCGGTTTCCGCCGGAGCCGAACGGCTATCTTCATATCGGACACGCCAAGTCCATCTGCCTCAATTTTGGAATCGCTGCGGAAAACAAGGACGGCGTCTGCCACCTGCGTTTTGATGACACAGATCCCGGCAAGGAAGACATTGAATATATTGAGTCGATCAAAAGAGACGTCAAGTGGCTCGGTTTCGACTGGGGTGAACATCTCTACTATGCGTCCGACTACTTTGACCGGTTGTACGAGTATGCAATTCAGTTAATAAAAAAGGGGAAGGCCTATGTCTGCAGCCTGAGCCCGGAGGAAGTCAAAGAATACCGCGGCACATTGACAGAGCCCGGCAGGGACAGCCCGTATCGCTCACGCTCCGTAGAGGAGAACCTGGACCTGTTTGAGCGTATGCGTGCAGGAGAATTCGAAGACGGGTCCCACATACTCCGGGCAAAGATTGATATGGCGTCTCCGAATCTGAATATGCGGGATCCGGCCATTTATCGTATTAAGCGGATGCCGCATCACAGGACAGGCGACAAGTGGTGCATTTATCCCATGTATGACTACGCTCACTGCCTTTCTGACTCCATCGAAGGGATCACGCATTCCATCTGTACGCTGGAATTTGAGGATCACCGTCCCTTGTACGACTGGGTGCTCGACCAACTGGAAGTCGAATGTCATCCCAGGCAGATCGAGTTTGCCCGCCTCAATCTCAGCCATACCATCATGAGCAAGCGAAAGCTCCTGAAACTGGTGGAGTCGGGTGTTGTCACCGGATGGGATGATCCGCGGATGCCCACGATATCCGGTCTGCGGAGACGCGGATACACACCGAAATCGATCCGTGACTTCTGCGAGCGTATCGGGGTGTCCAAAAGGAACAGCATGGTCGACGTATCGCTGCTCGAACACTGTGTGCGCCAGGATCTGAATCAACGGGCACCGCGTGTCATGGGGGTGTTGCGTCCGCTCAAGGTGGTCATAGAAAACTACCCGGAAGGCCGGGTGGAAGAACTGGAGGCCGTCAACAACCCTGAAGATCCCGGAATGGGCTGCAGGAAAGTCCCTTTTTCAAGAGTGCTGTATATTGAACAGGAGGATTTTCGTGAAGATCCGCCGAAAAAATACTTTCGCCTGGCCCCTGGCCGTGAAGTGCGGCTGAGATATGCATATTTTATAAAATGCGTGGGAGTGGTCAGGGATGAACAGACCGGCGAAATAACGGAGTTGCGCTGTACCTATGATCCCGGGACCCGGGGCGGCGGAGCTCCGGATGGACGCAAGGTCAGGGCAACACTGCACTGGGTTTCGGCTGCCCATTCGCTCCGGGCTGAAGTGCGTCTGTACGATCATCTCTTCCTGAAGGCAAACCCCGATGAAGTGGAGGATGGCGCTGATTTCAGATCCAATTTGAATCCGAATTCCCTGGAGATATTGACGCCGTGCCTTGTGGAACCGAGCTTGGCGAATGCTGTGCCCGGGAGTCGTTACCAGTTCGAGAGACAGGGCTATTTCTGCGTGGACACCAAAGACTCTTCCGATAAATTACTGGTGTTTAATCGCACGGTGACGCTGCGTGACCCATGGGCCAAGATCGAAAAGGCCCTGAAAAAACAATCCGCGACAGGCAAAAAACAACCGGGTTAA